Proteins encoded by one window of Sorex araneus isolate mSorAra2 chromosome 3, mSorAra2.pri, whole genome shotgun sequence:
- the UNK gene encoding RING finger protein unkempt homolog isoform X2 produces MSKGPGPGGSAASSAPPAATAQVLQAQPEKPQHYTYLKEFRTEQCPLFVQHKCTQHRPYTCFHWHFVNQRRRRSVRRRDGTFNYSPDVYCTKYDEAAGLCPEGDECPFLHRTTGDTERRYHLRYYKTGICIHETDSKGNCTKNGLHCAFAHGPHDLRSPVYDIRELQAMEALQNGQSTVESSLEGQSASAASHAMIEKILSEEPRWQETAYVLGNYKTEPCRKPPRLCRQGYACPYYHNSKDRRRGPRKHKYRSSPCPNVKHGDEWGDPSKCENGDACQSCHTRTEQQFHPEIYKSTKCNDMQQSGSCPRGPFCAFAHIEQPPLSDELPPSSAVSSPTQPGPVLYMPSAAGDSVPVSPSSPHAPDLSALLCRNSGLGSPSRLCGSPPGSMRKPPNLEGIVFPGEAGLAPGSYKKAPGFEREDQAKLKPHSLEARSQEQPLLQPKQDVLGILPAGSPLTSSISSSITSSLAATPPSPAGPSSAPGMNANALPFYPTSDTVESVIESALDDLDLNEFGVAALEKTFDSGAAPHPGSVTLGGSLLQSSAPVNIPGSLGSSASFHSASPSPPVSLPSHFLQQPQGHLSQAENTFLGTSASRGSLGLNGMNSSIWEHFASGSFSPGTSPAFLSGPGAAELARLRQELEDANGTIKQWEESWKQAKQACDAWKKEAEEAGERASAAGAECELAREQRDALEAQVKRLQEELERLHAADPHAAPPFPDLEALSLSTLYSLQKQLRAHLEQVDKAVFHMQSVKCLQCQEQNRAVLPCQHAVLCELCAEGSECPVCQPGRAHTLQS; encoded by the exons GTACCTGAAGGAGTTCCGCACGGAGCAGTGCCCGCTCTTCGTGCAGCACAAATGCACGCAGCACCGGCCCTACACCTGCTTCCACTGGCACTTCGTCAACCAGCGCCGGCGCCGCTCGGTGCGCCGCCGCGACGGCACCTTCAACTACAGCCCCGACGTCTACTGCACCAAGTACGACGAGGCCGCGGGGCTCTGCCCGGAGGGCGACGA GTGCCCGTTCCTGCACCGGACCACGGGGGACACGGAGCGCCGCTACCACCTGCGCTACTACAAGACGGGGATCTGCATCCACGAGACGGACTCCAAGGGCAACTGCACCAAGAACGGGCTGCACTGCGCCTTCGCGCACGGGCCCCATGACCTGCGCTCCCCCGTCTACGACATcag GGAGCTGCAGGCCATGGAGGCTTTGCAGAACGGCCAGAGCACcgtggagagcagcctggagggCCAGTCGGCCAGTGCCGCCAGCCACGCCATGATCGAGAAGATCCTCAGCGAGGAGCCGCGGTGGCAAG AGACGGCGTACGTGTTGGGCAACTATAAGACGGAGCCGTGCAGGAAGCCGCCGCGGCTATGCCGCCAGGGCTACGCCTGCCCCTACTACCACAACAGCAAGGACCGGCGGCGTGGGCCCCGCAAGCACAAGTACAG gtcGTCTCCATGCCCAAATGTGAAGCACGGGGACGAGTGGGGGGACCCCAGCAAGTGTGAGAATGGCGACGCCTGCCAGTCATGTCACACGCGCACGGAGCAGCAGTTCCACCCcgag ATCTACAAATCCACCAAGTGCAACGACATGCAGCAGTCGGGCAGCTGTCCCCGCGGGCCCTTCTGCGCCTTCGCCCACATAGAAC AGCCCCCCCTCAGCGACGAGCTGCCGCCTTCCTCCGCCGtgtccagccccacccagcccggCCCTGTCCTCTACATGCCCTCCGCCGCCGGCGACTCCGTGCCCGTGAGCCCCTCCAGCCCGCACGCCCCTGACCTTAGTGCT CTCCTCTGTAGAAACAGTGGCTTGGGCAGCCCGTCCCGGCTGTGTGGGTCCCCCCCAGGCTCCATGAGGAAGCCCCCCAACCTGGAAGGGATCGTCTTCCCCGGGGAGGCCGGCCTCGCCCCCGGCAGCTATAAGAAGGCGCCCGGCTTCGAGAGGGAGGACCAG GCCAAATTAAAGCCCCACTCCCTAGAGGCGCggagccaagagcagcccctgctccagcccaaacag GACGTGCTGGGCATCCTCCCCGCGGGCAGCCCCCTGACCTCAAGCATCTCTTCTAGCATCACGTCCAGCCTGGCCGccacgccccccagccccgcaggcCCCAGCAGCGCCCCCGGCATGAACGCCAACGCCCTGCCCTTCTACCCCACCAGCGACACGGTCGAGTCGGTCATAG AGTCGGCCCTGGATGACCTGGACCTGAACGAGTTTGGGGTGGCCGCCCTGGAGAAGACCTTCGACAGCGGCGCTGCGCCCCACCCGGGCAGCGTCACGCTCG GAGGCAGCTTGCTGCAGAGCTCGGCGCCCGTCAACATCCCCGGCTCCTTGGGCAGCTCCGCGTCCTTCCACTCGGCGTCCCCGTCCCCGCCCGTCAGCCTCCCGTCACACTTCCTGCAGCAGCCCCAGGGCCACCTGAGCCAGGCGGAGAACACCTTTCTGGGCACCTCTGCGTCCCGTGGCTCTCTGG GTCTGAACGGCATGAACAGCAGCATCTGGGAGCACTTCGCCTCTGGGAGCTTCTCCCCAGGCACCTCCCCCGCCTTCCTgtcggggccgggggctgccgaGCTGGCGCGGCTGCGGCAGGAGCTGGAGGACGCCAACGGCACCATCAAGCAGTGGGAGGAGTCCTGGAAGCAGGCCAAGCAG GCCTGTGACGCGTGGAAGAAGGAGGCGGAGGAGGCGGGGGAGCGGGCCAGCGCGGCGGGCGCCGAGTGCGAGCTGGCGCGGGAGCAGCGGGACGCGCTGGAGGCGCAGGTGAAGCGGctgcaggaggagctggagcggctgcacgcggccgacccgcacGCCGCGCCCCCCTTCCCCGACCTCGAGGCGCTCTCGCTGTCCACCCTGTACTCCCTGCAGAAGCAGCTGCGCGCCCACCTGGAGCAGGTGGACAAG gCCGTGTTCCACATGCAGTCGGTGAAATGCCTCCAGTGCCAGGAGCAGAACCGGGCGGTGCTGCCGTGCCAACACGCCGTGCTGTGCGAGCTGTGTGCCGAGGGCAGCGAGTGCCCGGTCTGCCAGCCGGGCCGGGCCCACACCCTCCAGTCGTGA
- the UNK gene encoding RING finger protein unkempt homolog isoform X1 has product MSKGPGPGGSAASSAPPAATAQVLQAQPEKPQHYTYLKEFRTEQCPLFVQHKCTQHRPYTCFHWHFVNQRRRRSVRRRDGTFNYSPDVYCTKYDEAAGLCPEGDECPFLHRTTGDTERRYHLRYYKTGICIHETDSKGNCTKNGLHCAFAHGPHDLRSPVYDIRELQAMEALQNGQSTVESSLEGQSASAASHAMIEKILSEEPRWQETAYVLGNYKTEPCRKPPRLCRQGYACPYYHNSKDRRRGPRKHKYRSSPCPNVKHGDEWGDPSKCENGDACQSCHTRTEQQFHPEIYKSTKCNDMQQSGSCPRGPFCAFAHIEQPPLSDELPPSSAVSSPTQPGPVLYMPSAAGDSVPVSPSSPHAPDLSALLCRNSGLGSPSRLCGSPPGSMRKPPNLEGIVFPGEAGLAPGSYKKAPGFEREDQVGAEYLKPFACQAKLKPHSLEARSQEQPLLQPKQDVLGILPAGSPLTSSISSSITSSLAATPPSPAGPSSAPGMNANALPFYPTSDTVESVIESALDDLDLNEFGVAALEKTFDSGAAPHPGSVTLGGSLLQSSAPVNIPGSLGSSASFHSASPSPPVSLPSHFLQQPQGHLSQAENTFLGTSASRGSLGLNGMNSSIWEHFASGSFSPGTSPAFLSGPGAAELARLRQELEDANGTIKQWEESWKQAKQACDAWKKEAEEAGERASAAGAECELAREQRDALEAQVKRLQEELERLHAADPHAAPPFPDLEALSLSTLYSLQKQLRAHLEQVDKAVFHMQSVKCLQCQEQNRAVLPCQHAVLCELCAEGSECPVCQPGRAHTLQS; this is encoded by the exons GTACCTGAAGGAGTTCCGCACGGAGCAGTGCCCGCTCTTCGTGCAGCACAAATGCACGCAGCACCGGCCCTACACCTGCTTCCACTGGCACTTCGTCAACCAGCGCCGGCGCCGCTCGGTGCGCCGCCGCGACGGCACCTTCAACTACAGCCCCGACGTCTACTGCACCAAGTACGACGAGGCCGCGGGGCTCTGCCCGGAGGGCGACGA GTGCCCGTTCCTGCACCGGACCACGGGGGACACGGAGCGCCGCTACCACCTGCGCTACTACAAGACGGGGATCTGCATCCACGAGACGGACTCCAAGGGCAACTGCACCAAGAACGGGCTGCACTGCGCCTTCGCGCACGGGCCCCATGACCTGCGCTCCCCCGTCTACGACATcag GGAGCTGCAGGCCATGGAGGCTTTGCAGAACGGCCAGAGCACcgtggagagcagcctggagggCCAGTCGGCCAGTGCCGCCAGCCACGCCATGATCGAGAAGATCCTCAGCGAGGAGCCGCGGTGGCAAG AGACGGCGTACGTGTTGGGCAACTATAAGACGGAGCCGTGCAGGAAGCCGCCGCGGCTATGCCGCCAGGGCTACGCCTGCCCCTACTACCACAACAGCAAGGACCGGCGGCGTGGGCCCCGCAAGCACAAGTACAG gtcGTCTCCATGCCCAAATGTGAAGCACGGGGACGAGTGGGGGGACCCCAGCAAGTGTGAGAATGGCGACGCCTGCCAGTCATGTCACACGCGCACGGAGCAGCAGTTCCACCCcgag ATCTACAAATCCACCAAGTGCAACGACATGCAGCAGTCGGGCAGCTGTCCCCGCGGGCCCTTCTGCGCCTTCGCCCACATAGAAC AGCCCCCCCTCAGCGACGAGCTGCCGCCTTCCTCCGCCGtgtccagccccacccagcccggCCCTGTCCTCTACATGCCCTCCGCCGCCGGCGACTCCGTGCCCGTGAGCCCCTCCAGCCCGCACGCCCCTGACCTTAGTGCT CTCCTCTGTAGAAACAGTGGCTTGGGCAGCCCGTCCCGGCTGTGTGGGTCCCCCCCAGGCTCCATGAGGAAGCCCCCCAACCTGGAAGGGATCGTCTTCCCCGGGGAGGCCGGCCTCGCCCCCGGCAGCTATAAGAAGGCGCCCGGCTTCGAGAGGGAGGACCAGGTGGGAGCCGAGTACCTGAAACCCTTCGCCTGCCAG GCCAAATTAAAGCCCCACTCCCTAGAGGCGCggagccaagagcagcccctgctccagcccaaacag GACGTGCTGGGCATCCTCCCCGCGGGCAGCCCCCTGACCTCAAGCATCTCTTCTAGCATCACGTCCAGCCTGGCCGccacgccccccagccccgcaggcCCCAGCAGCGCCCCCGGCATGAACGCCAACGCCCTGCCCTTCTACCCCACCAGCGACACGGTCGAGTCGGTCATAG AGTCGGCCCTGGATGACCTGGACCTGAACGAGTTTGGGGTGGCCGCCCTGGAGAAGACCTTCGACAGCGGCGCTGCGCCCCACCCGGGCAGCGTCACGCTCG GAGGCAGCTTGCTGCAGAGCTCGGCGCCCGTCAACATCCCCGGCTCCTTGGGCAGCTCCGCGTCCTTCCACTCGGCGTCCCCGTCCCCGCCCGTCAGCCTCCCGTCACACTTCCTGCAGCAGCCCCAGGGCCACCTGAGCCAGGCGGAGAACACCTTTCTGGGCACCTCTGCGTCCCGTGGCTCTCTGG GTCTGAACGGCATGAACAGCAGCATCTGGGAGCACTTCGCCTCTGGGAGCTTCTCCCCAGGCACCTCCCCCGCCTTCCTgtcggggccgggggctgccgaGCTGGCGCGGCTGCGGCAGGAGCTGGAGGACGCCAACGGCACCATCAAGCAGTGGGAGGAGTCCTGGAAGCAGGCCAAGCAG GCCTGTGACGCGTGGAAGAAGGAGGCGGAGGAGGCGGGGGAGCGGGCCAGCGCGGCGGGCGCCGAGTGCGAGCTGGCGCGGGAGCAGCGGGACGCGCTGGAGGCGCAGGTGAAGCGGctgcaggaggagctggagcggctgcacgcggccgacccgcacGCCGCGCCCCCCTTCCCCGACCTCGAGGCGCTCTCGCTGTCCACCCTGTACTCCCTGCAGAAGCAGCTGCGCGCCCACCTGGAGCAGGTGGACAAG gCCGTGTTCCACATGCAGTCGGTGAAATGCCTCCAGTGCCAGGAGCAGAACCGGGCGGTGCTGCCGTGCCAACACGCCGTGCTGTGCGAGCTGTGTGCCGAGGGCAGCGAGTGCCCGGTCTGCCAGCCGGGCCGGGCCCACACCCTCCAGTCGTGA
- the UNC13D gene encoding protein unc-13 homolog D, which produces MAAPLGPRQQRRPPLLRQAIKIRRRRARDLQEPLPQSVPEPPWVWAPTPALDTLFFLPQTQPPAPHLSAEERDVLYEEAVYSVLHRLGQPEPQHVSQAAQLLDYLQEAFQLKPEEHQQKLRAVQELEKPIFCLKATVKQAKGILGKDVSGFSDPYCLLGIEQGLGTPGGSPGTRRRQKAVVRHTIPEEQTHRTQVISQTLNPVWEETFILEFEDLNTSSFHLDMWDLDTVESVRQKLGELTDLHGLRRMFKEARKDRGQDDFLGNLVVRLQDLHCREDQWYPLEPRTETYPDRGRCHLQFQLIHKRRATVASRSQPSYKVHLRLLQQLVSHEGMQHQAGSSSWDGSLSAEATTILHLHATQKDLSDFHQSMAQWLAYSRLYQSMEFPSSCLLLPITSMEYQWIQGRLQAEQLEELTTSFSSLLAYGLSLIRRFRAVFPLSVSDSPARLQSLLRVLVQMCKMKAFGELCPDSAPLPHLVTEALRTGTIEWFHLKQEQHQPMVQGMLEEGKALLGLVQDITGDLHQCQRTWDKIFHNVLKIDLFSTAFLELQWLVAKRVQEYMEEVGSPVSPEMGESLFQLYVSLKELCQLGPAPSEREGVLDLDGFHRWFQPAIPSWLQKTYSVALARVQRAVQMDQLVPLGELTKHSTSAVDLSICFTQISQTAQQLDWPDPEVAFMITVKFVEDTCRLALVYCSLIKARARELSAGQKDQGQAADMLCVVVNDMEQLRLVIGKLPAQLAWEALERRVGAVLEQGQLQNTLHAQLQGALAGLNHEIRTGVRTLAEQLEAGIAQHIQKLVGAGASVLPDDAILPLMKFLELKLCYMNTNLVQENFSSLLTLLWTHTLSVLVEAAASQRSCPLASGRLKLALQSLEACFYAEGCGLPPEALHTDTFEALQRDLELQAASSRELIRKYYCSRIQQQAETTSEELGAVTLKASYRASEQKLRVELLSASSLRPLDSNGSSDPFVQLTLEPRHEFPELAPRETQKHKKELHPLFDETFEFLVPAEPCRTAGACLLLTVLDHDTLGADDLEGEAFLPLGSVPGLAGPDEPGEVPQTRLPLTYPAPNGDPVLQLLESRKGDREAQVFVRLRRQRAKQASQHTLRPGP; this is translated from the exons ATGGCGGCCCCCCTCGGGCCCCGGCAGCAGCGGCGCCCGCCCCTCTTGCGCCAGGCCATCAAGATAAGGCGCCGCCGAGCCCGGGACCTGCAGGAGCCCCTGCCCCAGAGCGTCCCCGAG CCCCCGTGGGTGTGGGCGCCCACGCCAGCCCTGGACACACTGTTCTTCCTTCCCCAGACCCAGCCGCCAGCCCCCCACCTCTCCGCGGAAGAG CGGGACGTGCTCTACGAGGAGGCCGTGTACAGCGTGCTCCACCGCCTGGGCCAGCCCGAGCCCCAGCACGTCTCCCAGGCCGCCCAGCTGCTGGACTACCTGCAGGAG gcctTCCAGCTGAAGCCCGAGGAGCACCAGCAGAAGCTGCGGGCGGTGCAGGAGCTGGAG AAGCCGATCTTCTGCCTGAAAGCCACGGTGAAGCAGGCCAAGGGCATCTTGGGCAAGGATGTGAGCG GCTTCAGCGACCCCTACTGCCTGCTGGGCATCGAGCAGGGGCTGGGCACGCCGGGGGGCAGCCCGGGCACGCGACGCCGGCAGAAGGCCGTGGTCCGACACACGATCCCGGAGGAGCAGACGCACCGCACCCAGGTCATCAGCCAGACGCTCAACCCCGTGTGGGAGGAGACCTTCATCCT GGAGTTTGAGGACTTAAACACCTCAAGTTTCCACCTGGACATGTG GGACCTGGACACAGTGGAGTCGGTCAGACAGAAGCTGGGCGAGCTGACAGACCTGCACGGGCTGCGCAG GATGTTTAAGGAGGCCCGGAAGGACAGAGGCCAGGATGACTTCCTGGGGAACCTGGTCGTCAGGCTGCAG GACCTGCACTGCCGGGAGGACCAGTGGTACCCCCTGGAGCCGCGCACGGAGACTTACCCAGACCGCGGCCGGTGCCACCTCCAGTTCCAGCTCATTCACAAGCGG AGAGCCACTGTGGCCAGCCGGTCCCAGCCCAGCTACAAGGTCCACCTCCGCCTGCTGCAGCAGCTCGTGTCCCACGAGGGCATGCAGCACCAG GCCGGCAGTTCCTCCTGGGATGGGTCACTGAGCGCCGAGGCCACCACCATCCTGCACCTGCACGCCACCCAGAAGGATCTGTCTGACTTCCACCAGTCCATGGC GCAGTGGCTGGCCTACAGCCGGCTCTACCAGAGCATGGAGTTCCCCAGCAGCTGCCTCCTGCTGCCCATCACCAGCATGGAGTACCAGTGGATCCAGGGCCGGCTCCAGGCCGAGCAG CTGGAGGAGCTGACCACGTCCTTCAGCTCGCTGCTGGCCTACGGCCTCTCCCTCATCCGGAGGTTCCGGGCCGTCTTCCCGCTGTCCGTCTCGGACTCCCCGGCGCGGCTGCAGTCGCTGCTCAG ggtgctggtgcagatgtgcaAGATGAAGGCCTTTGGAGAGCTGTGCCCCGACagtgcccccctgccccacctggtcACCGAGGCCCTGCGG ACTGGCACCATCGAATGGTTCCACCTGAAGCAGGAGCAGCACCAGCCTATGGTGCAG GGCATGCTGGAGGAGGGCAAGGCTTTGCTGGGCCTGGTGCAGGACATCACGGGGGACCTGCACCAGTGCCAGCGCACGTGGGACAAGATCTTCCACAA CGTCCTCAAGATCGACCTCTTCTCCACCGCCTTCCTGGAGCTGCAGTGGCTG GTGGCCAAGCGGGTACAGGAATACATGGAGGAGGTGGGCAGCCCCGTGTCCCCGGAGATGGGCGAGAGTCTCTTCCAGCTCTACGTCAGCCTCAAAGAGCTCTGCCAGCTGGGCCCAGCGCCCTCAGAGAG GGAAGGAGTCCTGGACCTGGACGGCTTCCATCGCTGGTTCCAGCCGGCCATCCCCTCCTGGTTGCAGAAGACCTACAGCGTGGCCCTGGCCCGCGTGCAGCGCGCGGTGCAGATGGACCAG CTGGTGCCCCTGGGCGAACTGACCAAGCACAGCACCTCGGCGGTGGACCTGTCCATCTGCTTTACCCAGATCAGCCAGACCGCCCAGCAGCTGGACTGGCCCGACCCGGAGGTGGCCTTCATGATCACTGTCAAGTTTGTGGAG GACACGTGCCGGCTGGCCCTGGTGTACTGCAGCCTGATAAAGGCCCGGGCCCGGGAGCTCTCCGCAGGCCAGAAGGACCAGGGCCAGGCGGCTGACATG CTGTGCGTGGTGGTGAACGACATGGAGCAGCTGCGGCTGGTCATCGGCAAGCTGCCCGCCCAGCTGGCCTGGGAGGCCCTGGAGCGGCGGGTGGGGGCGGTGCTGGAGCAGGGCCAGCTGCAGAACACGCTGCACGCGCAGCTGCAGGGTGCGCTGGCTGGGCTCAACCACGAGATCCGCACCGGCGTCCGGACCCTGGCCGAGCAG ctgGAGGCGGGCATCGCCCAGCACATCCAGAAACTGGTGGGCGCCGGCGCGTCGGTCCTGCCCGATGAT GCCATCCTGCCCCTCATGAAGTTCCTGGAGCTGAAGCTGTGCTACATGAACACCAACTTGGTGCAGGAGAATTTCAGCAG CCTCCTGACCCTGCTCTGGACGCACACACTCTCCGTGCTGGTGGAGGCGGCCGCCTCCCAGCGCAGCTGCCCCCTGGCCTCGGGCAGGCTGAAGCTGGCGCTGCAG AGCCTGGAGGCCTGCTTCTACGCGGAGGGCTGCGGCCTGCCGCCGGAGGCCCTGCACACGGACACCTTCGAG GCTCTGCAGAGGGACCTGGAGCTGCAGGCGGCCTCCAGCCGGGAGCTCATCCGCAAGTACTACTGCAGCCGCATCCAGCAGCAG GCCGAGACCACCTCGGAGGAGCTGGGGGCGGTCACCCTCAAGGCCTCGTACCGGGCGTCGGAGCAGAAGCTGCGGGTGGAGCTGCTCAGTGCCTCCAGCCTGCGGCCCCTGGACAGCAACG GCTCCAGCGACCCCTTTGTTCAGCTGACCTTGGAGCCCCGGCACGAATTCCCCGAGCTGGCCCCGCGGGAGACGCAGAAGCATAAGAAGGAACTTCACCCACTGTTTGACGAGACCTTCGAGTT CCTGGTGCCCGCCGAGCCGTGTCGGACGGCCGGAGCCTGCCTGCTGCTCACGGTCCTGGACCACGACACTCTGGGCGCGGACGACCTGGAGGGGGAAGCCTTCCTGCCGCTGGGCTCCGTGCCGGGGCTGGCCGGGCCAGACGAGCCTGGCGAGGTGCCGCAGACCCGCCTGCCCCTCACCTATCCAGCCCCCAACG GGGACCCCGTCCTGCAGCTCCTGGAAAGCCGGAAGGGTGACCGCGAGGCCCAGGTGTTCGTGAGGCTGCGGCGCCAGCGGGCCAAGCAGGCCTCCCAGCACACACTGCGGCCGGGGCCGTAG
- the UNK gene encoding RING finger protein unkempt homolog isoform X3 has translation MSKGPGPGGSAASSAPPAATAQVLQAQPEKPQHYTYLKEFRTEQCPLFVQHKCTQHRPYTCFHWHFVNQRRRRSVRRRDGTFNYSPDVYCTKYDEAAGLCPEGDECPFLHRTTGDTERRYHLRYYKTGICIHETDSKGNCTKNGLHCAFAHGPHDLRSPVYDIRELQAMEALQNGQSTVESSLEGQSASAASHAMIEKILSEEPRWQETAYVLGNYKTEPCRKPPRLCRQGYACPYYHNSKDRRRGPRKHKYRSSPCPNVKHGDEWGDPSKCENGDACQSCHTRTEQQFHPEIYKSTKCNDMQQSGSCPRGPFCAFAHIEQPPLSDELPPSSAVSSPTQPGPVLYMPSAAGDSVPVSPSSPHAPDLSALLCRNSGLGSPSRLCGSPPGSMRKPPNLEGIVFPGEAGLAPGSYKKAPGFEREDQVGAEYLKPFACQDVLGILPAGSPLTSSISSSITSSLAATPPSPAGPSSAPGMNANALPFYPTSDTVESVIESALDDLDLNEFGVAALEKTFDSGAAPHPGSVTLGGSLLQSSAPVNIPGSLGSSASFHSASPSPPVSLPSHFLQQPQGHLSQAENTFLGTSASRGSLGLNGMNSSIWEHFASGSFSPGTSPAFLSGPGAAELARLRQELEDANGTIKQWEESWKQAKQACDAWKKEAEEAGERASAAGAECELAREQRDALEAQVKRLQEELERLHAADPHAAPPFPDLEALSLSTLYSLQKQLRAHLEQVDKAVFHMQSVKCLQCQEQNRAVLPCQHAVLCELCAEGSECPVCQPGRAHTLQS, from the exons GTACCTGAAGGAGTTCCGCACGGAGCAGTGCCCGCTCTTCGTGCAGCACAAATGCACGCAGCACCGGCCCTACACCTGCTTCCACTGGCACTTCGTCAACCAGCGCCGGCGCCGCTCGGTGCGCCGCCGCGACGGCACCTTCAACTACAGCCCCGACGTCTACTGCACCAAGTACGACGAGGCCGCGGGGCTCTGCCCGGAGGGCGACGA GTGCCCGTTCCTGCACCGGACCACGGGGGACACGGAGCGCCGCTACCACCTGCGCTACTACAAGACGGGGATCTGCATCCACGAGACGGACTCCAAGGGCAACTGCACCAAGAACGGGCTGCACTGCGCCTTCGCGCACGGGCCCCATGACCTGCGCTCCCCCGTCTACGACATcag GGAGCTGCAGGCCATGGAGGCTTTGCAGAACGGCCAGAGCACcgtggagagcagcctggagggCCAGTCGGCCAGTGCCGCCAGCCACGCCATGATCGAGAAGATCCTCAGCGAGGAGCCGCGGTGGCAAG AGACGGCGTACGTGTTGGGCAACTATAAGACGGAGCCGTGCAGGAAGCCGCCGCGGCTATGCCGCCAGGGCTACGCCTGCCCCTACTACCACAACAGCAAGGACCGGCGGCGTGGGCCCCGCAAGCACAAGTACAG gtcGTCTCCATGCCCAAATGTGAAGCACGGGGACGAGTGGGGGGACCCCAGCAAGTGTGAGAATGGCGACGCCTGCCAGTCATGTCACACGCGCACGGAGCAGCAGTTCCACCCcgag ATCTACAAATCCACCAAGTGCAACGACATGCAGCAGTCGGGCAGCTGTCCCCGCGGGCCCTTCTGCGCCTTCGCCCACATAGAAC AGCCCCCCCTCAGCGACGAGCTGCCGCCTTCCTCCGCCGtgtccagccccacccagcccggCCCTGTCCTCTACATGCCCTCCGCCGCCGGCGACTCCGTGCCCGTGAGCCCCTCCAGCCCGCACGCCCCTGACCTTAGTGCT CTCCTCTGTAGAAACAGTGGCTTGGGCAGCCCGTCCCGGCTGTGTGGGTCCCCCCCAGGCTCCATGAGGAAGCCCCCCAACCTGGAAGGGATCGTCTTCCCCGGGGAGGCCGGCCTCGCCCCCGGCAGCTATAAGAAGGCGCCCGGCTTCGAGAGGGAGGACCAGGTGGGAGCCGAGTACCTGAAACCCTTCGCCTGCCAG GACGTGCTGGGCATCCTCCCCGCGGGCAGCCCCCTGACCTCAAGCATCTCTTCTAGCATCACGTCCAGCCTGGCCGccacgccccccagccccgcaggcCCCAGCAGCGCCCCCGGCATGAACGCCAACGCCCTGCCCTTCTACCCCACCAGCGACACGGTCGAGTCGGTCATAG AGTCGGCCCTGGATGACCTGGACCTGAACGAGTTTGGGGTGGCCGCCCTGGAGAAGACCTTCGACAGCGGCGCTGCGCCCCACCCGGGCAGCGTCACGCTCG GAGGCAGCTTGCTGCAGAGCTCGGCGCCCGTCAACATCCCCGGCTCCTTGGGCAGCTCCGCGTCCTTCCACTCGGCGTCCCCGTCCCCGCCCGTCAGCCTCCCGTCACACTTCCTGCAGCAGCCCCAGGGCCACCTGAGCCAGGCGGAGAACACCTTTCTGGGCACCTCTGCGTCCCGTGGCTCTCTGG GTCTGAACGGCATGAACAGCAGCATCTGGGAGCACTTCGCCTCTGGGAGCTTCTCCCCAGGCACCTCCCCCGCCTTCCTgtcggggccgggggctgccgaGCTGGCGCGGCTGCGGCAGGAGCTGGAGGACGCCAACGGCACCATCAAGCAGTGGGAGGAGTCCTGGAAGCAGGCCAAGCAG GCCTGTGACGCGTGGAAGAAGGAGGCGGAGGAGGCGGGGGAGCGGGCCAGCGCGGCGGGCGCCGAGTGCGAGCTGGCGCGGGAGCAGCGGGACGCGCTGGAGGCGCAGGTGAAGCGGctgcaggaggagctggagcggctgcacgcggccgacccgcacGCCGCGCCCCCCTTCCCCGACCTCGAGGCGCTCTCGCTGTCCACCCTGTACTCCCTGCAGAAGCAGCTGCGCGCCCACCTGGAGCAGGTGGACAAG gCCGTGTTCCACATGCAGTCGGTGAAATGCCTCCAGTGCCAGGAGCAGAACCGGGCGGTGCTGCCGTGCCAACACGCCGTGCTGTGCGAGCTGTGTGCCGAGGGCAGCGAGTGCCCGGTCTGCCAGCCGGGCCGGGCCCACACCCTCCAGTCGTGA